The region CTGGAACAGCTGTTACTCAGGATAACCGCTCTTGTTACACCAGAATGCAACCCGTCACTTTCTGTGCCAAAAATAAAGGAGTATCTTCAGGGTAAgttctcaagaaaaaaaaaaccttcttcGCACCTTTCATCAGTTTCTGTTGGTAAATCAGAATGCAGTCAGTACTTCTTTTGTAACAACATCTGGAGGAACAACCGCATTTGTTTTGTTGATACATGAGGGAGGTGAAAATGCCGGTAGTTCAGGTAGTTGACAGTAGAATTATTGTGTTAGGGGCCTGaacctacactgaaaatttcaagtcagaaacagaaatcccatcaaatttttatgaaaaaacctgcaggtcgcaaagcgatagcttgaggcattctggagttataaacgaaaggagacacaatttagtttttcagtgcatcagttgaagaatatcttttttcggccataactctagaacgcctgaaactatcgctttgcgacctgcaggttttttcatacaaatttgatgggatttctgtttctgttagaacttgaggACTCAATTTGCTTTTtggcagtgcatcagttgaagaatatcttctttcggccataacttcagaacgcctgaaactatcgctctgcgaccttcaggttttttcatgcaaatttgatggaacttctgtttctgttgagaaaatcctatcattacatttgaaatttcaaagtaaaatgaacaaaacaatgaacttctgacttagcgccccctatcgaaagcaacaaaaacaaatttatcatgactatatattgtcctcaatcaacaagatattatctttcagacgagatctaatttgctcaaaaatgttgagccaaactgaagttacaggcgtttcaatcagtcagatttctccctttcacctacccttatttgatgtcgtaaaatcgaaagtggcaattcaaaaagatagagaattttccaaagattacagtgatgatattttttcttcaacttcatatgaaacattttcgagtaaaattcatttttctactcgacggtagctattacgccccttaCGGtcgaggtatgaacttcaaaacaatttccagtgtgttttcttgtatactttagtggtaaaattttttaccgcaagtctctacgatgattggatcctgagatatagccgcttacctcgcttatttgcccatcctgtacatTCCTTTCCATAGttattaaaataatgaaaacccaacttttttttctcaattccaAAACTTTCAGGCAAAACGGACCAGATCCCAGCACCCGTAGAATTCCCGTATAGGATCCAGGCGATCTACTACCTGCTGGGCGATTACTACTTCAAACTGAAGGATTTCGTGCGTTGCGTTGATTTCTTCCTGATGGACGTGGCGATCAATCCTCTCAGGATCGACTCTTGGGCGTGTCTGGGTCTGAGCTACCTGAACCAGTTGGAGATAAAGTTGAACTACTGCAAGAAGATGAGGAGCGAGGAAGAGTTCTTGGATAGGGCCAAGTACGCTCAAGTGGCGTTCACTAGGGCGCTCAGTCTGGCTCCCGATAACATCACCCTGTGGATCGAATTCGCCACCTTCGAATACATGGCGCACTCGTTCTGCTCCAGGTATTTGGGACACGAGTCGGAGAATATGAGCATGGAAAAGTGAGTATTTTcaactttatttcgaaaatatatttcgTTTTCAGCCAAATTTTTGCGGTGTTTCATACCGGGAGCTCCGATGGAATCATCAGTATGGCAACTCAGTGGTTCCTGCCTTATACACCTTCCATCTCCATAGCGGAGCATgaagaagaaatttaaaaaaaattaaaacacaaACCATCTTTATGATTTTTGATTTGTTCGATTTGCATgatgataattttaattttatgtcTTTTAAGGTTCACCAGTTTGGAGGATAAGAAAAATGAGTTCCTCGAAAGTTCGAGACAGAGCTTCGAGAAGGCCATAGCTCTGTACGACACTGACGGTAATGAACCAGACGAAAGATGGCTCCATTATTATATACTCGGTAAAATATCTGAGAAGAAACAATCTGAACCGAAAGAATACTTAGGCTACTATTTAACAGTAAGTAGAATTATATCATAACATAAATTAAACAAGGAAATCAATTACCTAAAtacaataaagaaaaataaagcgaaataaaaaattattgaagtaaaTGAATGAGATACTTGGCTTTCTGTTtcacaattccaaaaaaatatgaaaccaAAAGCCAAGAGTGTTTTGTTCAACTGAATAGTCAgataatttcacaatttttgcagtgaattttaacaatttcaacgccttgttgaagcatgtatcgttccattttcagtaatggcgcactttttacttgtcaaatgtctaAAAATGACAGCTTTAAAAGTGACATTTGTCCAGATAgtaggctattcaaaatgaaacactGTGTTACTTTTAAGTATGTCGGTCCTAATCTAATCTGTTCCAGGCTAGCCAACTGTTGCACGAAAATAACGCTACCTATCCCGACAAGATCTTGTACAACTCCCCCCAACATCTATCTGTAGAAGCCTTGGAGCTGCATTACAGGATGAACGCCTCGATTCTTAAATATTTGGCGTTGCACGAAGGGAAAGAGATCAGTCATTCCATCGGAGCTCTGTTCAAGAAGAGTCTAGACTCCTTGCCGATAAATCTTAAATTGGTGGCGTTGAAGGCTCAGAAGAAACTCAGAAAATCGACGGAAGAACCGAAGAAAACGGAAGAAGTTAATAAAAATGTGGTGGAAGATGGGAAAGAAGTTGTACCGACTACAAGTAACACCGATGAAGATATGGAAAAGATTAATGCTGAAAAAGAATCAGAAATTAATGAAGAATGTAGTAAAACGCCGTCAGCTGAAAATGTGCCTATTGAAGAAAGTGCTGCCActacaacaaaacaaaataatgatggtaaatattatgatttcactattatgaatttttaaaattttatcctTTTGTCTTTTACATATTTCTTCAacactaattttttttacagataAGGGTGAACCAGAACCCGATCCACAAGTGAATCAAGAACCAGTGAAAGAAGTTATAGAAACTTCTACCGATTCGAAAAAAGACGAAGAAAAGAGAGAACAAGAAAACACtactaaaataaatgaaaacaacgAAAAGGCAGATGAGAGGGAAGTGAAAGTAGTGGATGAAGTAATCCTTGTGGATTCAGAATATGACGTAATTCTCATCCTTAGTTCGGACGATGAAGAAGAACCAGAAGATAAAAACAAAGCTGATTCGGAATCTAAAAAGGAATCTGATCAGGCTGTGGTTGCTCCCGATTCGTGTGTACCTCCTAAAAACAACGATTCCCCCGATGATAAGACTTCTGATAAAATTGTTGAGTTGGATAAGACTCCTGAAAAAATTGGAGAAACATTTAAAGATAAAGAAATTGTGACTGGGCCGGCGCCAATGGAAATTGATGATGATGATACCATTTTACCAAACAATGCAGATAAAATCTCGGAGCAGATAGCTAGTGGGATGGATGTTCAGTTGGTAAGTTTTGAAAAATACCTTTTTCCTTTTtggtgaattgaattttatatatacgGTTTTGCAAtaggttataatggcaacactgtgtattatttttttgacatttcttatgtcattggtgttcagtaggttatgtaaTTCGATCATAAAAAGACATTTAAAATTGTatcattctatttgaaaaaccttttttcacacATTCTTCTTCAACTCAGATCTTCGATAAAATGATGCAAGAAACAATGAACATGTCGGCGCAACAACCAATGGATGATTCTGATACGGGTTTAGACAAAAGTAGAGAAGACAACAAAGATAATGACAATAATGAGGATGAAAAAAAGATCATGGGTGATGAAAAAATGAGTAACGCAAAAGAAAGTGAGACCGAAGAAAAGAAAGTGAGTAAAAGTCGAATCCATACATATTCGTAACTAAAAAACTAACATTTGAATATCTTTTAGAAGTGCATGGAAGAGTCGACCTCTTCAGGCAGTAGCAGTAGTTCATCTGACTCATCATCTTCATCGGACTCTGATAGCGACGATGATAGCAGTTCCACTACATCTTCCTCGACGTCTGACGATTCTTCGAATGAGTACTTATCCAAAAATGACATCAGTCATCTTGTGGACAAATGTATAAAAGGtaggttatttttttattttcgatgttaacttttttttattttttaaatctttcACAAAAAAAGTAAGGGTTTCCACAGAAACGctcatttttcatatattttttctaagTAATAGTTGTATTTGCCtacaaatgaaatttcaacattgaTAAACATTATTTAATCaagtgaagaaataaaattctcaAAACAACGAAGGAAACTAATGAAATAACACAAAAACGGATGTACCTTGAGAATTTTCGTATTTTTATACTAGTTTATCAGCTCTTTTCTTAAATTGTATTTTTGAAATCTTGttgtttttataatatttttgtcATTGTTGACATTATATTGCACAAATACAtatattaaaatgaatattttaggtttgGAATTGTGCATAATCCGTCTGTCGAAAAATTACAAGGCTGTTTATCGATTGGTTCATCTTTTTTTCCACTATAAAGATAAAAAAGATCTGACCAAGTGCAAACAATTGTTACTCGGAGAATACAAATGTTACGAAAACAGTTCTATTATGGGATTGTTCTCGGATAGAAAAAATAACAACTTCTTCAATGTGAGTATAGAAAATGTCGACCATCCTGTTTAAaggttaagttaggttaggtGGACGAtattgatattaattttttcagggTATTTGGAGAATTCCCTCCAGTGAAATAGACAGACCGGGATCTCTATCTGCACATATGATCCGTTGTGTCACGATATTACTACAGATACTGAGGACTACAGGCGATTTTAAGGTCCTTCTAGACATGCATTTTCAATTGAGGAAAAGTCCAGATCCAGATAAGTAAGTATcactagaaaaaaattgtttttttatcaGTTCATTGGCAATAAAAATACATTGTATTCTATGAGCTAATTAGATTTATCCATTACTCGGCGCGCACAActtttgggcctctcttacggcacgcttTGACGTTTGTATTTACATCCATCCTTATAATTgacgtataatttttttttctctttcagaaTCTACATCAAGGATTCGGAAAGGCTGCAATTCTCGGAACAAGCCATATCGATGTGCGTGCAAATCCTGCGCGGCAACATCCAGAACGCGGAGAAGCAGGGTAGCTCCGCTATGAAAAAACTACTGCAGGACATCTTCAAAGTGTACCAGAGGATTCAAAAGTACTCGCCCGAAAAAGATTCCCAGTTCGGAAACATGCTGGTCGATCTCTACAAGTTGTTCGTCAAGGAGAAGGTAACATTGCTTCGGAACTCGAACGGAGATGTgtgaagttaatttttttttaattgttctcAGATTCCCGATAACGTGAACATGTTGGATCTTGCCACGAAGTTCTGCCAGCAGATGAAGGTGGCGGAGAAACAGCAGAGTTTGAACACGTCGCTGAATGTGACTTCTCAGAGTCCTCTGACACCGATGGTAAGTTAACTACCCGCATTTTACTAGCCCATTTTCTTGTCTACTTTGCTCTTTATTTCTGGGCTGCTTTACGACAgatgaaagagaaaaaaaagagaaaggctgagtaaattgaaaaaatatttgtaaaatCTTCATCATTCTTCAAGATTCGACTatttattataacttttttttttacatagggACCAGTGTTACCCAGTCCTACAAACGTGAGCCCCGGAACCTCCTCCCTGAAGCGTCCCTCCGGCAGCAGTAGACCCAGAGGCAGGCCCCCCCTATCCAAGACTCCCAACCAACAGCAGAAGCAACCGAGGAGCTCGTCCAAGAGCTCCTCGTCCTGGAAGAAAAATTGCCCGGAACCGATAGTCTCCCAGGAATACCTAAAACACTACAACGAGGCGGTACTGAAGCAGTACAACCAGAATCTGAACATGTTCCAGAACGCCCAGCTGGCCCAGCTCTACTCCAATCCCTACCTGTCCAGCTACATCCAGGCCCAACAAACCAACCTACTGAACAGCACCTTTCTCCAACAACTATCCGGTATCGACTGCAGCTCCAAACAGTACCAGGAGGTGATGGAAATGTTCAGGAAACTCACCGGTACTCCCAAGAAAGAACCGAAGAAGCACAAGATACCGGATACTGGTATGTTGAGCAAAGGTGAGCAACCGGCCAAGAAGCAGAGACTATCGAGTGGTGGCCTATCTGATGTATCTCCGAACAGAGGCGAACCGCCCGTTAAGAAACAGAAATTGAGCAGCGATGCCGTGGCTACGACCTCGGGGGTTGTGGTGAGTTCCAACAAACCTCCCAAAGTGGACACCACGCCTTCGGTGAGCATCCTGCCGGTGCAGAAGGATAAGATGCTTACTGGATCTTGCGTCTCGAGCATATCCATAATATCCAAAGGAGGAGACGTTGTCCAATCGAAATCGGATGCTGCAGGGAGGGTTGGCAAAACTTCCGCGATCCCCGCGAAAAAGATGGAAGCGACTGCCGAACCTCCTTGCAGCGTCATCATGCCGCCACCTCCAGCGGTGTCGTTGATGATGCCACCACCTGGTGCGAAGCACCTGTCTCCCAGGAGGTCCCCAACTGGTATCAAGGAACCTCCGAAGTTGAAGAACATAGAGGCCACGATAAGCAGGGTTTCTTCGGATACGTTCAAGAAACCGGCCCCCCAGCTGTCAAGTTTGGCCTTGGAAGCGGGTCTTGTGAAGTTTCCGGCCAGTTTGAGTATGACGCCGGTTATGTCGACTCAGAAATCAGTACCCGAATTTCACCAGTCCCTTCAGAGGTCGATATCCAACGAAAGCTACATCCCCAAGCTGCCCTCTAGCATAACTCTGACCCCGTCGACAGTCTCCCCCAAGTTGGCGGCTAGCGGACTTGAAGTCTACAAGAGGCCGTACAACGTCGAACAGCCCAAGGAGTTGAAGAGGAGGAGGGTCAGTTCTCCTTCCGGACACCACTCCAAGACGACGACGGCGTATGCGAACCACAACAAGAGCCTCCCTACCTTACCGGCCGGGATAGACCTGCAGCTGGCCAAGTCGAAGGGGGCGCAACAGTCGAAGAAGACAGATCCGAATCCGATACCTTTCAACGTGGACTCGATGCTTCAGCCGACGTCTTCGAAGCTTAAGGCTGCGACGGCGGCACATTCTTACGCCGGTTTCCAGCAGCACTTGGCGCCTCAGGTGGCGCACACCAGCGTCATCACCAGCACCAACATGTCGTCTCCTTCGACTGCGCTGTATCCGCAAACTAACAAGTCTACGCAAGGTTATCCGAAGAAAACCCCAGGTGCTCAGAGGAATTCCGATTTGTACAAGGTAAGTCAAATTTTATggacataaagggtgtttttttttagagctatagaactttaaattgcaataaaacaacgatggattattcgattgacatgaattttatttatccgcgagataatcttgtggcattacattttaaatatgatttctggcatatgaccgccacggctggctcggatgtgtccaatctggacgtccaattttcgatgactttttccaacatttgtggccgtatatcggcaataacacggcgaatgttgtcttccaaatggtcaagggtttgtggcttatccgcatagaatagaccaatgactttacatagccccacagaaattagtctagcggtgttaatcacatgatcttggagaccaattcacaggtccaaaacgtgaaattaggcggtcaccaaacgtgtctttcaataaatcgattgtggcacgagctgtgtgacatgttgcccggtcttgttggaaccacagctcctggacatcatggttgttcaattcgggaatgaaaaagttagtattcatggctctatatcgatcaccattgactgtaacgttctggccatcatcgtttttgaagaagtacggaccaatgattccaccagcccataaagcgcaccaaacattaagtttttctggatgtaacggtgtttcgacatacacttgaggataagcttcactccaaagcgagaattttttttgttgacgtagccattcaaccagaagtgcgcttcatcgctaaacaaaataaaatggacttagtgcgcgatacgtatttcgcacagaaccattattttctaaattaaattgcactatttgcaaacgttgtctatgcatgatgaattgccaaaccaatctcagaataaatcacttgacagcggttaaatcttgaacagtaatgccaacttaaagttatatacctcgaaaaaaaacaccctttacctcaACAACCTTTTTTTTACCTCAATAACTTTGTCCTAATTTTTGCGtcaatttttgtcaaaatttcattcacttaTGCATCGTTAGATGGATGAGCCGAGACCCTACGACCTTCCAATGGGTAACATGTATCCAGCCCCAAGGCAAGACGTGACCAAAGGATCGACGTCGGTGATAACGGCGATCAACAAGTCTTCGTCGCCAGTGTCTTATCCTTCGCCTCAAATAAGTCCCGGCAAAACGCTACAAGAAAAACTCGCCGATAAGAAGAGAGAACAAGCCAGTAAGCATCTGTTCGAGCAAATGGGTCATCAGAAACCCGTAGCGCCACAAACCGGCATCGTGCCCAATTACGGCAACCCGCATTCCGTTTCAAAGATTCTGTCCAAACCCAGCAGTTCTGAGACAGTAAATCAGAAGGTGAGTTGAACTAACCTATTCAGAATGTtaatcttgaacagaaatgtaAAACGTCAGGCactctgaatgaaaaaaactgtCGCTCGCCACTAATGACAGATGATCATGGATGCCAACACAATAATGTCATATTAACTTGGTGTTTCTTTCTAGGTCACTGCCGCCAATATTTATTCCAGTGTATCTGCCAATCCCTCCTCATATATTTATCCAAATGTACCCAGTAAGCCAGCTGCACCCAGAAGGAAGTCGTCGTCTGACGAATCTgtgattttcttggaataacTGTTAAGTTGTATTGAAAATAgtgtttatttatttagttGAATATATGTATGTACTATGTGattaattttaatatattttttttattgcttttgatTTTTCGTTTCTTTATCCCAACCTCAACTGAAAATTGTTTCAAGAAATCTTATAACCTATTAAGATTATTGCGTTGTTGGCACTGACGTCACTTGGAAGTATAAGAAATTGAACGCCATATTATATGCAAGTTTTCGTTTTCATTATTGCTTCAATTTTCTCTTGTGAATAAGTTTTTGATTTAGTATTTCATTGTAAATTTTACATACTGATCACAGCAAACTGTTTGAGGTTAGAATGCAATGTTGTTTTAAATATGCATTCTCAGAAAAACTAGTATGTATTTATAGAAAATGTTGTAATTCACAGCAGAACTCAAACGAAAAGAATCCAAAATATTAATATGTGATTACGTCATGATAAGTTTGCCTAATCCGTTTTGTTTGTTATAATAGGTaggaattgttcgaatttttatagattttttttatttaataacaTATTTTGTCAAATTTACATATATCGTTCTTAAATGTCCAATCTATAAAGATATCAATAAATAAGACAATATTTTTCATACCGTCTATGCTTACTGTTAGTTGAGACTGAATAACCGAAAATTCACACAATTGTCTGATTTAaatcattcaaatttcaataaaacaacttTATTTTTGACAAGCACCATCTATAAATATATAGAGCTTATCGTACCATAATTTTTAATCCATTATTATAACATAAACTTTTTACACTGTAAGAAACTACATAAACTATTAAAGTGACAAAATTTAAATGTTTCCAGGAAAGGTTCCCTCTTCACGTTGAGAATCCCATTTTTCAACCCAACTATTGGGGcaaattgaatgaaacactCTGTTGAAATATTGACATGGTTCATAGCTTTCGCCCCTGATTTTTTGGCATCGATGGAAGTCCAAATAGCTTTGGTAGCAGTAACGGGTCTGGTTGGTATTTGGGAACCTGGGGTCGAAGGGGGCTGTTTTTAGTTCAACCTTTTGGGTAGACATTTtcacctgaaaatattttatttcattgcaGTTCTCCTGTGAAACAAATTATTCTGGCAACATTCCCCATTTCAATATTGTTAGTCGATAAAGATAGCCCTGTAATAATTCACTATActgtttcaataatttataagaAATTATCAACAGCTATGCAGGCAATATTcagatattataatataattaatcAATATATACAACCATAAATTTTCATAAACCTAACCTATTGAAACAAACGCGTGAGAATGAGAACATTGAGAGAATTATAATAActttaaaaatatattgtaatgaAATATAACTAACAACTGATTAACTATCTTGGATGAAACTATAACAATAAGTTGTTGAAGACATTCTTagattctaatttttttatttgaataagtTATTTCAAATCTATATACAATAATGGTCTAAATGCTCATTTCTACTTATAATTTGAGTTAATTCGAAACTTCACTAAACAGCACACCTAATAAATCTTTATTTTAGAGGTATATTGACTAATATAAAAAGAAAAGCATCCAAGTTCAATTTTAAAGAATAAGATTGCTATGCAGTAAAGATAACAAAATTAATTTACCTTCAAAAAATCCTTAAGAGTAAATTATCAAAAGTGGAACaccaaattatttcactaataATCTTGTTTTAGAGTCATCATCACAACAGGCTTCTTTATATTTCTTAACTTCTTTCATATACACAGACCAAGGATCATGAACAGTATCCTCACTATCTTGAGGCCTTGATTTCTGAACCATTCCTGTTTTTAACACACGACCCCCTCTTCGTTTTCCTACTGCAGGtagtaatttttgtttttcagcCTCAGCTTTCTGAGCTTCTTCTTGTGCTTGTTTTTCTTCCTgcatttttttgaacatctctAGAAAAGATCCGTCATTTTTGAATGCGTTATCCTTGATAGGCtcagattcttcttcttcatcctcaggttcaactttagcatcaattaattcataattatcATCTATCATAGGTTTTTCCTCATAATCTGAGTGTTCTTTACTATTCCTTCTGTGTCTGTTTGATCTGTGCGACTTATATAATTTAGACTGACTTCTAGACCTGGATCTCGACTTAGAGTACCTAGAGCGTGAGGAATATCTAGAACGTGAAGAATGTCTAGAGCGAGAAGAATTTCGTGAACGTGAGTACCGCCTAGTTCTTCTATCTTTATCTCTTCTACTATGTTTTGGTTTACTCCTAGAATGAGATCTGCTTCTTGATCTACTATGTTTCCTTCTACGATGAGACCTTGATCTTGATCTACGAGAACGGTACTTAGATTTACTTCTGCTTCTAGATTTAGAACGACGACGTTTTTCATATCTGTCATGCGATTTACTTCTAGATTTTCCTCTGTTTCTGCTCGATTTTTTCTCGTATTCCAAGTAATGTGGATTCTTGACATAAGGATCAATACGATCTATTGCTCTAGGACTGATAGGTTCCTCTTTGATGATACCTGGAATTGTTTCTTCATCTTCAGTTCCAGGTGGAGGTGGAATATCCCATATTCCAGATGAAGAGGCATTCATCTTTCAAAAGCTGTGTTGAAACCTACAAGAGAACTTGCAGGTATAGTTAAACGCATCTACATAtcaatatattcttgaaaactgTCTAGGAAATTgaacaaattttcatgttttgATGTTTTGTAAAAATAGTGCTACATTTTGAGTTCAAGttttaaaatcaaaataataacgAGATGTTAGGTAATCAGTTGGATAGGGAATGTTGCCATCTTGTAATGAAGAGAATTCATTACTACTGAATGATTTCCTGATCATAATAGTAAAGAAAGATACATTACGAAATTTAACATTGGGTGAACTTGAtaaaatacctttcaaaataTGTATCTCCAGCAGTTTTAGTTATAGGACTGACAAAATGGCTTCCAGGTCAACTCACTTTGCGAcacagaatattgaaattatcaCACAGAAATTCTGACTTTTCATCTTCTAACAATGCGCACTCGCAGATGTTTACCGATATTGATTTAATAGGAAAACCAtagaacaattaaaaaaaaatgagttatcTGCATTTCGACTATTCCGAAGGATAATTGATATTCGAAATCACAATATCTCATACATAGGGAACACAAATTGaggaatttttaattatattcctAGATTCTGATATAGTCCTTTGACATTTTGTGGTGAATATTGaggtttattgaaattaatcagTATTTATATCgttaataaaatacaaccattttcagtgattttgttgaaaattatagattttcaatttcactTTCGATATGGTTTGCATAGaaagaattttttaatttcatggtAACCTTATAATATAATTCTATAACTTTCTGTCAGTGCTATAGTATTCTGTGAATGTCAATTTCGAATCAAGATTTGtgaagattgttttcattattataattctttaacatatttttctctttctttactcaGTAAAAGTTTTTATAATGACTGCACATACTTCAGAGAAAAAAGATGATGAAAATACACAAGAGAGTGAAGAAGCAGAAAAGGCGGAATTAGAGCAATATATAAAAGAATTTCAAGAAAGACTCACTGCAAAGCAAGAACTACGTGCTACAAAT is a window of Harmonia axyridis chromosome 2, icHarAxyr1.1, whole genome shotgun sequence DNA encoding:
- the LOC123674259 gene encoding calcineurin-binding protein cabin-1-like, whose translation is MLKIRALNRDSLSDEDAPVLRKELQEEITLEIYNDALRLEGIREFEKSKELFLKLINENIPQLENQGGLPKSMCTLKFACYLNLGHIFHEEKNNIKALENYSIASELDQSDITLWYKIGMLSLKELRFRQSIYAFSKGLDCYDSHWPCLIEIIPLLFAVRDTVNCLFYIGKALELDPDYTKGLVIRKRIYQDNPATKQYYQALNPEHKYEPPLDVEIDEKEEEKCLAEVQAIIDIINIAEKAVETQPLQTIPLPEALENYTWLALSKCIKSLYEYLHSNEMSILTFVDLDKCMSQATNDQIPNKEPEDEKVNTHLTENDIEMQDNNIMEEKMDIDIEMKRRPSQNSEENGTPVQTDNDDEQQDNEEQEEKNEKSKTRGLKRKRDLLSDLRVWGWHSKRKNVRKTKPEKFYTVEDCLNQILPTNLLRNKIIDAYLQDESMNATDDNNVFLEDKQIDAVLSKQTSGPSVYSESYFGTNKEREDIIRLWNKVKENCDITILVKEYVTELSKLWNVMWPQELIAHYIFLHEKYSEFYFNQLPNIHDPENKFDDIRNEVLSILLYAELVLFSCPMNMENDRYLHIGQVQFVETAVALHELDWSQEYCSTFSRIIWLRAYIARKEKNFDTAVRYLELIIEKITELENNNGEKYSLYLPNLQKCSCITIEVAEKILKHLHMIKSVACLEELFEQEKYNEVAKIVQSTFEPDYGYPTVGKIGRPTQLGMLLHSLWFTDFDECFLWCEECLFESYPHYNRPGPNRPQWEGIVEKCLLMMHEIIKNKGRGVVDILSDDKKARLTETLARIICKQLYTENTSKIPLNTVAPWMILHHLLVKNEEQGIAEEDSAEDSVPASLSILFSAHEFLGPKSWCLTGQGELLHYILDVLLDREDAYKYERLREKLDIQIEQALFCLYQHPSKKNKISRHLADHNVDPLPLTWEKSFQLYEFYAPEVLPEFNSFKNASITVDLEQLLLRITALVTPECNPSLSVPKIKEYLQGKTDQIPAPVEFPYRIQAIYYLLGDYYFKLKDFVRCVDFFLMDVAINPLRIDSWACLGLSYLNQLEIKLNYCKKMRSEEEFLDRAKYAQVAFTRALSLAPDNITLWIEFATFEYMAHSFCSRYLGHESENMSMEKFTSLEDKKNEFLESSRQSFEKAIALYDTDGNEPDERWLHYYILGKISEKKQSEPKEYLGYYLTASQLLHENNATYPDKILYNSPQHLSVEALELHYRMNASILKYLALHEGKEISHSIGALFKKSLDSLPINLKLVALKAQKKLRKSTEEPKKTEEVNKNVVEDGKEVVPTTSNTDEDMEKINAEKESEINEECSKTPSAENVPIEESAATTTKQNNDDKGEPEPDPQVNQEPVKEVIETSTDSKKDEEKREQENTTKINENNEKADEREVKVVDEVILVDSEYDVILILSSDDEEEPEDKNKADSESKKESDQAVVAPDSCVPPKNNDSPDDKTSDKIVELDKTPEKIGETFKDKEIVTGPAPMEIDDDDTILPNNADKISEQIASGMDVQLIFDKMMQETMNMSAQQPMDDSDTGLDKSREDNKDNDNNEDEKKIMGDEKMSNAKESETEEKKKCMEESTSSGSSSSSSDSSSSSDSDSDDDSSSTTSSSTSDDSSNEYLSKNDISHLVDKCIKGLELCIIRLSKNYKAVYRLVHLFFHYKDKKDLTKCKQLLLGEYKCYENSSIMGLFSDRKNNNFFNGIWRIPSSEIDRPGSLSAHMIRCVTILLQILRTTGDFKVLLDMHFQLRKSPDPDKIYIKDSERLQFSEQAISMCVQILRGNIQNAEKQGSSAMKKLLQDIFKVYQRIQKYSPEKDSQFGNMLVDLYKLFVKEKIPDNVNMLDLATKFCQQMKVAEKQQSLNTSLNVTSQSPLTPMGPVLPSPTNVSPGTSSLKRPSGSSRPRGRPPLSKTPNQQQKQPRSSSKSSSSWKKNCPEPIVSQEYLKHYNEAVLKQYNQNLNMFQNAQLAQLYSNPYLSSYIQAQQTNLLNSTFLQQLSGIDCSSKQYQEVMEMFRKLTGTPKKEPKKHKIPDTGMLSKGEQPAKKQRLSSGGLSDVSPNRGEPPVKKQKLSSDAVATTSGVVVSSNKPPKVDTTPSVSILPVQKDKMLTGSCVSSISIISKGGDVVQSKSDAAGRVGKTSAIPAKKMEATAEPPCSVIMPPPPAVSLMMPPPGAKHLSPRRSPTGIKEPPKLKNIEATISRVSSDTFKKPAPQLSSLALEAGLVKFPASLSMTPVMSTQKSVPEFHQSLQRSISNESYIPKLPSSITLTPSTVSPKLAASGLEVYKRPYNVEQPKELKRRRVSSPSGHHSKTTTAYANHNKSLPTLPAGIDLQLAKSKGAQQSKKTDPNPIPFNVDSMLQPTSSKLKAATAAHSYAGFQQHLAPQVAHTSVITSTNMSSPSTALYPQTNKSTQGYPKKTPGAQRNSDLYKMDEPRPYDLPMGNMYPAPRQDVTKGSTSVITAINKSSSPVSYPSPQISPGKTLQEKLADKKREQASKHLFEQMGHQKPVAPQTGIVPNYGNPHSVSKILSKPSSSETVNQKVTAANIYSSVSANPSSYIYPNVPSKPAAPRRKSSSDESVIFLE
- the LOC123672139 gene encoding pre-mRNA-splicing factor 38B-like, which translates into the protein MNASSSGIWDIPPPPGTEDEETIPGIIKEEPISPRAIDRIDPYVKNPHYLEYEKKSSRNRGKSRSKSHDRYEKRRRSKSRSRSKSKYRSRRSRSRSHRRRKHSRSRSRSHSRSKPKHSRRDKDRRTRRYSRSRNSSRSRHSSRSRYSSRSRYSKSRSRSRSQSKLYKSHRSNRHRRNSKEHSDYEEKPMIDDNYELIDAKVEPEDEEEESEPIKDNAFKNDGSFLEMFKKMQEEKQAQEEAQKAEAEKQKLLPAVGKRRGGRVLKTGMVQKSRPQDSEDTVHDPWSVYMKEVKKYKEACCDDDSKTRLLVK